One stretch of Podospora pseudoanserina strain CBS 124.78 chromosome 4, whole genome shotgun sequence DNA includes these proteins:
- a CDS encoding hypothetical protein (EggNog:ENOG503PCUS; COG:S), with the protein MPHLARKLLRKVQQLRHRHDEARDASHHDQLRNRWQGSYACPEPQNATTTTTSPEVVVAIVSPTNSTLSTTTTQPVTSLAEAVTTTTALGNTATATLPNKVVIDNTLPSGTNPLANNIENVTWLGYQIANNSCSHRDLGFAGKLGGKWYSIFGDTLWAAPGVTDMFLDPPGFHGMVRDSISLLTDDPLTVVDLHLNNDEPVPHQLQFVPFNEEWGETNQYGFGGTSLCEVDEETGMGVLYYLVNGNESLDLIGAGVAQVELIDEVPTVTHRYGSQGWWWDSKKYARYGDQIAYRDENSEYIYIWGGPPDYIKDWSTINYHYLARVKAKKAFDLGAYEYYWGKQKGWRKQVLDRFDTETSVMWGSGQGQVHWSEYWGCYLLVHLGIAGGAVFIRTADNLEGPWTPDVQIFQAMPIDDGLVYAGVAHPYLDETGKTLVVSYTNNNHIEVLRVEFA; encoded by the exons GATCATACGCCTGTCCAGAACCACAGAACGCgactacgacgacgacatcccCTGAAGTGGTAGTGGCAATAGTCAGCCCGACAAATTCCACGttatcaaccaccaccacccaaccggTCACATCGCTCGCGGAAGCAGTCACAACTACCACTGCGCTCGGCAACACCGCCACCGCAACACTCCCCAACAAAGTCGTAATAGACAATACCCTCCCGTCGGGCACCAACCCCCTAGCCAACAACATCGAAAACGTCACCTGGCTAGGCTACCAAATAGCCAACAATTCGTGCTCTCACCGCGACTTGGGGTTTGCGGGCAAGTTGGGAGGGAAATGGTACTCCATCTTTGGGGACACGTTATGGGCTGCCCCAGGGGTGACAGACATGTTTCTTGACCCGCCCGGCTTTCACGGCATGGTTCGGGATTCTATTTCTTTGCTCACGGACGACCCACTGACGGTGGTGgacctccatctcaacaacGACGAGCCGGTGCCACATCAATTGCAGTTTGTGCCTTTTAATGAGGAGTGGGGGGAGACGAACCAgtatgggtttggggggacgAGTTtgtgtgaggttgatgaggagacggggatgggggtgcTCTATTACCTGGTG AATGGGAATGAATCCCTCGATTTAATCGGTGCTGGCGTGGCGCAAGTTGAGCTCATCGACGAGGTCCCTACCGTTACACACCGGTACGGCAGTcaaggttggtggtgggactCGAAGAAATATGCCAGATATGGTGATCAGATTGCGTATCGGGATGAGAATTCGGAGTATATCTATATTTGGGGTGGGCCACCGGATTATATCAAGGATTGGAGTACCATCAACTACCACTACCTTGCTAGGgtgaaggcgaagaaggcgttTGATCTGGGGGCGTATGAGTACTATTGGGGAAAGCagaaggggtggaggaagcAGGTGCTGGATCGATTTGATACTGAGACGTCGGTTATGTGGGGGAGTGGACAGGGACAGGTGCATTGGAGTGAGTATTGGGGGTGTTATTTGCTGGTGCATTTGGGGATTG CTGGTGGGGCGGTGTTTATCCGGACGGCGGACAACTTGGAAGGGCCTTGGACGCCGGATGTGCAGATTTTCCAGGCGATGCCtattgatgatgggttggtgtACGCCGGGGTGGCACACCCGTATTTGGATGAGACGGGGAAGACACTGGTGGTGTCTTATACGAACAACAACCATATCGAAGTTCTGAGGGTGGAGTTTGCATGA